The Gorilla gorilla gorilla isolate KB3781 chromosome 23, NHGRI_mGorGor1-v2.1_pri, whole genome shotgun sequence genomic interval TCTTACTCTAGTGTCCTGTGTGGAGGTATTGGAATTGTCCATTGCTAAGACTCAGAGGAGAAAAGCACTTCGCATCGCAGGACTTGGAGCACCGGTGCTGAGGCAACCCTTCATTCATTCGTCAGATGTGTGTTAAGGCCCAGGGCAGGGGTCAGGGATTCTCCTCTCACACAGCACGTGGGTGGCAGGACCAACACCGGGTCTGACCTCCCAGCTGGGGGCACAGGCTGCTAACCCCAGGCCTGGAATCTGTCAGATGCCCTTCCCGTGCTGACTTGACTTAGACAGGCCTCCTGACCTTCCCGCAAAGATCATGTGTGATTCGCAGGGGTTCTGGCCGCTTGAAAGGTTCCTGAGAAAGTACATGCAATGAGGACAGAGCTTGCAGAGGGAGGACAGGCATGCAGAAGGCTCTGTGTGCAGCCCCAGACCTGGGTACCTTCGTCACCGTCCTCACCCCACCTCCGGGTGTGCAGATAGGGAGCAGGTCTCCTGTGTTATGGCCCAAGCAGGGCTCTCAGGACACTGAGAACATTCCCTCCGCCCGCAGGAGAGAGAGGTCCAAGGTGCCCTACATCGTGCGCCAGTGCGTGGAGGAGATCGAGCGCCGAGGCATGGAGGAGGTGGGCATCTACCGCGTGTCCGGTGTGGCCACGGACATCCAGGCACTGAAGGCAGCCTTCGACGTCAGTGAGTGTCGGCCTGCGCAGGACGGGATGGAGGTGTGGGCAGTGGTGTCCGCGATGAGATCTCAGAGTGCTCCATGGCCCAGGCATGTCACAtccttctctgtgtcttttcttcatttactgttttattattttaaaaaaagagaaaacaagagttGTACAAACAGCTTCCATAGAAGCCAGTTTTTACACCATCGTACCCACTCATGCCACTTGGTGGAGTGGACCAGGGGCTTCTGTGGGGACTTGGCCTTCCTGCCTTGGGGGTGGACAGGAGGTGGAAGCCCAGGACTCAGTGCGGTCTGTCCACTGCCCTGTATGAGGATGTGGTGGGCAGAGGGCACTGATGAAATTCAGCGCAGGCCGGGGCTGCAGCATCTCCGCCTCCATCTCACCAACCCTCACAGGCTTTGAAGGACCCAGACCTGCCTCAAATGCCAGGGGAGGGCACTGAGACCCCAGAGGGTCCTTCCCAGCATCTTCAAAGCAACAGGATTTTGTGCCTGCAGACCCTTCTTTGCAGCACACACCACCCACCCTGACCAGGACCCCTAGAATGCCCAGCATCCCTGGGAGGGCCCTGTGGTAGTTTCAGCTCCCTCTGGGGGCCCAGAATGAACCTGGCCTGTGGTGAGGATGTAAGCACCAATGGCCAATTGGGTCCAAAGGAAGACACCGGTTCAAACACTGAAACCAATCAGATTCTCCCACAGCCTTCCTGCTATCAGAAGACACTGGTGCAGGGGTGGTTGCTATGTACAGGGCAGAGCCACCCAATCCCCACGCAGGCACTGTGTCCTGCCACGCTGGCCTCCTCCTGGCCATCACATCAGGCCAAGCAGGGGAGAGGAATGGGAATGCCCATGCACCCCTATCAACTCTGCAGACACAGAACCATGCACAGCTCTTGGGAGGAGTCAGAGGAGCTGCTCAAAGCCCAGGAGGGACCCACACAGTGGTCAGCATGGCAGGGACGGTGCTTTAGCCAAGGCAGGGATGGTGGGTGACTCACTCAGGATCTTCAAGGAGGCCGCTGCATTTCCCTGCTCTTTCCAGATAACAAGGACGTGTCGGTGATGATGAGCGAGACGGACGTGAACGCCATCGCAGGCACGCTGAAGCTGTACTTCCGTGAGCTGCCCGAGCCCCTCTTCACTGACGAGTTCTACCCCAACTTCGCAGAGGGCATCGGTGAGCACTGGAGGCCTTGGCCTCGTGGGAGACGTCTCCTCCACGTGCACTGCTGCCCTCGGAGGCTGTGAAAAGTGAGGTGTGGGAACCTGAGTTGTAACCCCTCTGCCGTGGTCGGCATTTTAACCCAACCTCAAAAAGCGGGGGACCAGAACCGAGCCTGTCCTGGAAGGCCTTGCCCATCCCCAGAGGGCTCCCCGTCCCTATTCCTCAAGGAGGCCAAGTGGGTGAAATGGTCAGCACTGCCGTGCTGTGGGGTCCTAAAGTTTGCTGTCCTCCTTCCTGCAGACCAGGGCTAAACACTGGTGCCCAGGTGCTCTTGCCATGGGTCCTGGTCCAGCCAAGCATGGTTTCAAACATGACCTGACCCTTAGTCAACCTGGAGGCTGATGTCTATAGTGGGTGCTGGTGCGTGCAGCACCTGTGGCCTCTGCATCACCCTTGGGGCAGGTCTGCCTCCCGGGCCCATGCGCAGAGGACCTGGTCTCCCAGCCTGCAGGTGCCCCTGTGGTGTCCAGGACGACGAGGGGGTCTCTGCGTACTTGGTGGGGCTGGGACCCTCCCACTTCCCACCTCCTTGTGTCCCTCACTCCCCTGTTTCATTCCATGCTGAGCCtcccctgccttgggctccctggggagggggtggtggcaggAGTTGCCCAAGGGCAGCTCTGCCCATGAGCAGCTGCTCTAGCGGCTCCTCCTGCTGCTGTTCGCCGGGTGCTGCTGACCCCTGCGAGGTAGAGGAAAGGTGTTCAGGTGGTTCACACCCCACACAGGTGCCCCTCACAGGGTCCTCACTGGGGGCCAGCGCTGTGGGTGTGACGATGATGACAAGCCTAAACTGTGCAAGGACTCGTGTCCCGGGTGCTCCGTGTGACCACCTCGGGAGAGGTCTCCGGCTTGTCGTAACCCAGAGGAGTAACCCACTGCCTCCTGCAGCTCTCTCAGACCCAGTTGCAAAGAAGAGCTGCATGCTCAACCTGCTGTCGTCCCTGCAGGAGGCCAACCTGCtcaccttccttttccttctagaCCACCTGGAAAGGTAGCCCAGCTCTCTTGTGGCTGCCCAGGACTCCAGGTCTCCAGGCCGTTGGGGTGCCCCTCTGCTCCCACCAGACCCCCAGCACCAAGGACCTTTTCCCCCGACCCCTGTCTGCAGTAACTCACTGCTTCTAAGGACTAGCAccactgccacccccacccctgcctctcctctttgccaccctcctccctctgcaCTGTGGCCTTAACAAAGAGCTCAGAGCTTTGGCCGTGGCCAGCAGTGCACTTGGAcccccctcttccctcccaagCACATCATGAAGACCTCCCCATCAGCCCAGAGCTGGCCCCTTGTCCTGGGCCACTGAGACCCAGAAGTACCAAGGCTGGAGTCAGCTTGCAGCACAGCCAGGGTCGAGGTCACTCCCTCCCTGAGGACTCTAGCACGGCAcagcccctctgcctctctcctggTGGTGGCGTTGAAACAGCACCCTCTGCTTCGGTCCTCTACAGGGTGGCAGAGAAGGAGGTGGTCAATAAGATGTCCCTGCACAACCTCGCCACTGTCTTTGGCCCCACGCGGCTCCGGCCCTCCGAGAAGGAGAGCAAGCTCCCTGCCAACCCCAGCCAGCCCATCACCATGACTGACAGCAGGTCCTTGGAGGTCATGTCCCAGGTATGGGAAGACAGTCTCCAGCCCATGCAACCCCAGCCTGACAGAGGTGGTCtctgcctgccccacccccagtccTGCCCATCTTCCGACTTGCATTGTATGTGGTGGTGGCTGAGATTCAGAGAGAGGGACTTGCCTAGGTTTGCATGGATGGGAGTGATAGGGGGTGCCCAGGCCACCTCCTGGTCCTGCTGGTGCACCTTGCTGGGGGCTTAAAACCACCCCAAGTgttcgggtgtggtggctcatgcctgtaatcccagcactttgggaggccgaggcaggacaaccgaacccaggtgtttgagaccagtctgggcaatgtagcaaaccccatctccagaaaaaatacaaagaaaaattaggcaggcattgtggcacacatctgtaatcctaggtatctgggaggctgactcaggaggattgcttgagcccaggagttagaggctgcagtgatccatgatggagccactgtactccagcctgggggacagagcaaggccctgtgcatctctaaaataaataaccacCCCCCACCCAACAAGTCATGCCTTGTCaggaccccaccccacccccgtctCACTGTAAGGGGTTCATGACACCAGCAGGGGTTTCTAGCACCTGAGGTGGACTTGGGGGCTTGGGCCCCAAAGACCTCCCCACCAGCAGCTTTGAGCCCCCCTCTGAGCCACTCTCCTCTTCCCCACTCTGCGAGGGCAGGTCGAGGTGCTGCCGTACTTCTTGCGGCTGGAGGCCATCCCTGCCCTGGACAGCAAGAGACAGAGCATCCTGTTCTCCACCGATGTCTAAAGGTCCCAGTCCATCTCCTGGAGGCGGACAGATGGCCTGGAAACCTCTGGCTAATCGGGCCATCTGTAGAGTGGGAATCAAGATTTTCTGAGGCATCCTTGGGCCACCCCCAGGTGTCAGGCCATCTGCCAAGAGACAGCGGCCCAAAGCAGAAGGACAGGTGGCCTGGGCAGATCCCGCCCAGGTCTGAAagccccaggctggcctcagactgTGGGATTTTTATGTGGCCACCCGAGGGCGCCCCAAGCCAGTTCATCTCGGAGTCCAGGCCTGgccctgggagacagggtgaaaGCAGTGGTTTTTAT includes:
- the LOC129529600 gene encoding breakpoint cluster region protein-like isoform X2, with the protein product MELDPQALQDRDWQRTVIAMNGIEVKLSVKFNSREFSLKRMPSRKQTGVFGVKIAVVTKRERSKVPYIVRQCVEEIERRGMEEVGIYRVSGVATDIQALKAAFDVNNKDVSVMMSETDVNAIAGTLKLYFRELPEPLFTDEFYPNFAEGIALSDPVAKKSCMLNLLSSLQEANLLTFLFLLDHLERVAEKEVVNKMSLHNLATVFGPTRLRPSEKESKLPANPSQPITMTDSRSLEVMSQVWEDSLQPMQPQPDRGGLCLPHPQSCPSSDLHCMWWWLRFRERDLPRFAWMGVIGGAQATSWSCWCTLLGA
- the LOC129529600 gene encoding breakpoint cluster region protein-like isoform X1, which produces MLPPQPLKQLGLQLDPQALQDRDWQRTVIAMNGIEVKLSVKFNSREFSLKRMPSRKQTGVFGVKIAVVTKRERSKVPYIVRQCVEEIERRGMEEVGIYRVSGVATDIQALKAAFDVNNKDVSVMMSETDVNAIAGTLKLYFRELPEPLFTDEFYPNFAEGIALSDPVAKKSCMLNLLSSLQEANLLTFLFLLDHLERVAEKEVVNKMSLHNLATVFGPTRLRPSEKESKLPANPSQPITMTDSRSLEVMSQVWEDSLQPMQPQPDRGGLCLPHPQSCPSSDLHCMWWWLRFRERDLPRFAWMGVIGGAQATSWSCWCTLLGA
- the LOC129529600 gene encoding breakpoint cluster region protein-like isoform X4, whose protein sequence is MLPPQPLKQLGLQLDPQALQDRDWQRTVIAMNGIEVKLSVKFNSREFSLKRMPSRKQTGVFGVKIAVVTKRERSKVPYIVRQCVEEIERRGMEEVGIYRVSGVATDIQALKAAFDVNNKDVSVMMSETDVNAIAGTLKLYFRELPEPLFTDEFYPNFAEGIALSDPVAKKSCMLNLLSSLQEANLLTFLFLLDHLERVAEKEVVNKMSLHNLATVFGPTRLRPSEKESKLPANPSQPITMTDSRSLEVMSQGPRAGGCFGSTATSYPPPASKACVVAKPVWGWGTQRSLGGGPGSPSAMQAKA
- the LOC129529600 gene encoding breakpoint cluster region protein-like isoform X3 produces the protein MLPPQPLKQLGLQLDPQALQDRDWQRTVIAMNGIEVKLSVKFNSREFSLKRMPSRKQTGVFGVKIAVVTKRERSKVPYIVRQCVEEIERRGMEEVGIYRVSGVATDIQALKAAFDVNNKDVSVMMSETDVNAIAGTLKLYFRELPEPLFTDEFYPNFAEGIALSDPVAKKSCMLNLLSSLQEANLLTFLFLLDHLERVAEKEVVNKMSLHNLATVFGPTRLRPSEKESKLPANPSQPITMTDSRSLEVMSQIQIPNKMLECNPWTIRVLAAFGLPLSAWLRCSQEWVLKSLENRIRGGLGRGQA
- the LOC129529600 gene encoding breakpoint cluster region protein-like isoform X5, translated to MLPPQPLKQLGLQLDPQALQDRDWQRTVIAMNGIEVKLSVKFNSREFSLKRMPSRKQTGVFGVKIAVVTKRERSKVPYIVRQCVEEIERRGMEEVGIYRVSGVATDIQALKAAFDVNNKDVSVMMSETDVNAIAGTLKLYFRELPEPLFTDEFYPNFAEGIALSDPVAKKSCMLNLLSSLQEANLLTFLFLLDHLERVAEKEVVNKMSLHNLATVFGPTRLRPSEKESKLPANPSQPITMTDSRSLEVMSQVEVLPYFLRLEAIPALDSKRQSILFSTDV